Genomic window (Marasmius oreades isolate 03SP1 chromosome 3, whole genome shotgun sequence):
AACTCTTAGTAAGTAACGCTGAACTAGTGGCTTTAATTTGGTCCTAGTAATATGGTCAAAGCAGGAACGCGTCTCGTACGAGCCCGAGCCGCTGAGCCTGCGGAAATATTTCTCACGTCCATCTCTGTGGTTAATTATCGAGTAAGTAGCCGGATTCTGGCCGACAGGGTAATAATATGATATACAGGCAATTATGGAGGTTATAGATGGTAAATGTAAAGTAGCTACACCTGTGATCTGCAACGATAATATAAATGCATGAAAGAGTAACATAACGAGGATTTTCTATAGCATGGTATTCATGGTATTCACGCGAGAATCCAAAACTAACCCAAAAGATTTATGCTCTGTTCGTGATGATAAGAAAAGATCCGTGGAGAAAGTTCAAAATTGGGTCCCAAAAGACATCATTCAGCACTCGCTGGACTTTATGGCAGTAATCGTGGACTTGCCGTTCGGCATAGCACCCAAGTTACTTTCCCTCACCGGGATGGCGGGCggtttccttctcttcggTGGACCAGGCGGTAGAGGTGCATTTCTCCTCTGCTTTCGTGGCTCGACTTCTGTTGCAACAGTTACAGTCAAACTTGGATCACTGGAAGCACCTTGATGGTGATATCGCTGAGATTCTCTAGAGTGTGTCTCCGGTGGTCCAGTTCTAGGACGCTGGGTATGTCTCATCTTGGGGCCTCCAGCGAGGTAGCCGGTATGGTTCAGGGAGTCGACAGAGGGATAGGAAGGTATTCCTTCGACCTCGGCACTGGGAATAATAGCATTTGCGACACCAGGTAAACTAAGTGTGCTGTAAACGCTTCCGTCACTAGGTCTCCTTTGTGATGCGACGCGGTCTACCGGCGATCGGGGGGCGAGTGGTGAATAAGGCTGAGGCGAATATGGTGATCGAAGGGGAGAGGTTTGTTGCTGTTGTACAAACGACGTATTTGAGGCGGGATGAGATGTCATCACTGTAGGAGAACCTAAAACCGGCTGTTTTCTTTTCTGGAATTCCATGCTCTTCGAGGTTTTCAAAGTTTTGACTTTGCCTCCTTTGGGCGAACCCAGCTCGGCAGAGGAAGGTAATCCGAGGTGGGAGCGAGACCCATCGGAATAATCATCGGCCGTCTCCGTTGATTTTCTCAGTTGAACGCACCAATCCCCTCCAAGGCATCTTTCGACCAGTCTCTTAGTGGTCGGATTTACCTCCCTTCGACCAATATACCCAAATTTTGCATCTTGCATACCCCCGATGCTCTCCAGTGCATACAAGATTTGTGGGCGTTTGTAAGGAACGTCCCGTAACTGGGTCTTGGTGAGCAGTGGATGGAGGACACGAAGGTAAGTATGACGAAGCTAGATAATCGAGGGAAACTTAGTCGATAAAAATAATCGTCTGGTTCCACTGACCGATTCATTATCCTCATCCAAGTCAACGATTTCACGTAGAATGACGTCCATAAGGACGCACAGATCATTGGTGTAGAAATACTCTGAGGTTCCTTTCGTCGTGAAGAGTAGGTAGATGAGTTTGAGAACAAGGAGTTGCATACAAAGGTCTTCCGGTGTGCGCTCTGTCCCAAAGATTGTCTAAGCCTGATCAAGGCAAGGGAAGAAGACTTTGTACTCACGGGCCCTGTTTAACATAAAGATCATATTCTCTCCAAAGGTATTTGAGCAGTTAAGCCTTCGCATCAGGATATGGAGAACACGGTTGCTCGCCGCTGCATGCGGTTCGGGTTTGCTATCGTTGGTAGTCCCATTGTTCACGGATATCATCATGAATTGTTCATTGAGAGCGACCTGTGAACACGAGCTCGTGAGGTAAACTCAAGGGTAAAGTATTACGTTGACTGACAAGTAGCTTGATCACGGAATAGTTGAAGGAGTCATCTTGCATGTGTCGCGTATGTTCCACAAGATCGAAGAGGTAATCGATGAAAGAATCGTCAAACACCTCTGGTGCACAAAGTCAGTTGAGTTTACACCACCGATCCAGTAAAAACCTCACCAAGGTCTTGCAAGCTCAATTTTTGTACCCTGCATACCTCGTAAAGCAATCTCACTCCCAGATTTCTGAGCTTCGCCTCGATTGGCACGGGCACGGTGGTGCTTCCTCCATTTGAACTACCAGTAATGCCAAGATATGCGTCTTCCAAATCTGAATCAATCTCCACCATAACGTGGTCCATCAGTAGAGGTAACAGAGGTTGCCATCGTTTGTGGGAACGAAAGAAATCCGTACGCCGTCGTCCAAAGTGCAGCAGAATGTTATAGGTAATGAGTTGGAAATGGGGGTTGGTGTTCTGTTCGCCTCATGAGCATAATCTTCAGCTCTGATCGGGACAACACACCCAACAGGTCAAACTCACCGACTGGGTTTCTTTGACCAAAATATCACACATGCGCTCTGAATGAAATGAAAAGAGTTCCGAGTTCAGAATGAAATGGCACGCATGTTCAAGCTGTAATGGGCTCTGTAGATATTGTTCTACCTTACTGATCAGGTCGATGAGAAAACAGAGAAGACGCCAGGAGACGCACCATGATAGCATGCACAAAACCCGACGTAACGCTTCAGGGTGCCATCGAGCTGCTCGAGTGTAGGTATATTCTCTTTCGGTAGATTCACCATATCCTCGAGCTCTATCGAGGGCGAGTTTAAGATCACATTTCCTCTCTAAGGAACGGGAACTCACCCGACCAGAACTGCTGTGCATTCTCCACAACATAGACAATACCCAACTCGTCCCCGATCGAGACACCATTAATCAGAATGCTTTCCCGTCGGTCGTGCATGCAGAATGGGAGTAAAGGAGGAATTAGTTACAGGGCAAGGCTGTATATAAAAAATGTAAATGACGATCTACAGAACCGTTCAACCCCTGCGGTTGTAAGTATCAGCAGGTTTGCATTTGTATGGCGCTATAGCCAAGTGGTTACGGCGACAGATTAGAAATCTGTTCCTCTTTGAGGGCGCAGGTTCGAATCCTGCTGGCGTCGAGTATGTATCACCCTCTATGTGAATTAATCTTTTGTGCACCGTGACGATATTGCTGACTGCGGCGGTATAATTGGGAACATACTCGGATTATCTACATTTGTGACCACTAATATGCGAAATAGTATTACTGTCAACAGAGTTGTAGCGCAGAAAAAATCTAACGGTCAATCATCGTCGATAAGATACTCCTCAAGACATTCGGTATATCCTCTGTATTCCGAACTCTAAATCCCTTGCCAGGCAGGCTCTCAGTTATCCTAAATAGTCAAGGCTTAGAGGGTGGCGGACCTTAGGACTCAATGTACCTACCATGGCGCATTTGCACCTTCTCCGATACATATCAACGCAGAATGGACCTTGGGGTTTCGTTTCATGGCGCGAACGATGTCCTCGGGTGTAATCTGGTACCTCTCAAAGTTTGCATCCTGTAGGACAGGTATAAGAAGAGTTCATGTCACTCAGAAAAGGGCACGTACTGTTATAGCAATTACGAACCAATCATCTAGTGAGACAGTCAGCTGTGTACACAACGTGACTTGAATCAGTCAACCAACCTGCGTCGAACTTTCCGACTTCCTCAACTCCCTTTTGTATAGCCTCAACTATAACGGGTGTTAACTTGAATGAGTCATAAAGCAGCATTTATCGTACCTGTGTAGTCCCCAGAGAATGCATACTGG
Coding sequences:
- a CDS encoding uncharacterized protein (BUSCO:EOG09264MGU); its protein translation is MHDRRESILINGVSIGDELGIVYVVENAQQFWSELEDMVNLPKENIPTLEQLDGTLKRYVGFCACYHEQYLQSPLQLEHACHFILNSELFSFHSERMCDILVKETQSNTNPHFQLITYNILLHFGRRRTDFFRSHKRWQPLLPLLMDHVMVEIDSDLEDAYLGITGSSNGGSTTVPVPIEAKLRNLGVRLLYEVCRVQKLSLQDLEVFDDSFIDYLFDLVEHTRHMQDDSFNYSVIKLLVALNEQFMMISVNNGTTNDSKPEPHAAASNRVLHILMRRLNCSNTFGENMIFMLNRAQRTPEDLCMQLLVLKLIYLLFTTKGTSEYFYTNDLCVLMDVILREIVDLDEDNESLRHTYLRVLHPLLTKTQLRDVPYKRPQILYALESIGGMQDAKFGYIGRREVNPTTKRLVERCLGGDWCVQLRKSTETADDYSDGSRSHLGLPSSAELGSPKGGKVKTLKTSKSMEFQKRKQPVLGSPTVMTSHPASNTSFVQQQQTSPLRSPYSPQPYSPLAPRSPVDRVASQRRPSDGSVYSTLSLPGVANAIIPSAEVEGIPSYPSVDSLNHTGYLAGGPKMRHTQRPRTGPPETHSRESQRYHHQGASSDPSLTVTVATEVEPRKQRRNAPLPPGPPKRRKPPAIPVRESNLGAMPNEHKSFGLVLDSRVNTMNTML
- a CDS encoding uncharacterized protein (BUSCO:EOG09264MGU); amino-acid sequence: MHDRRESILINGVSIGDELGIVYVVENAQQFWSELEDMVNLPKENIPTLEQLDGTLKRYVGFCACYHEQYLQSPLQLEHACHFILNSELFSFHSERMCDILVKETQSNTNPHFQLITYNILLHFGRRRTDFFRSHKRWQPLLPLLMDHVMVEIDSDLEDAYLGITGSSNGGSTTVPVPIEAKLRNLGVRLLYEVCRVQKLSLQDLEVFDDSFIDYLFDLVEHTRHMQDDSFNYSVIKLLVALNEQFMMISVNNGTTNDSKPEPHAAASNRVLHILMRRLNCSNTFGENMIFMLNRAQRTPEDLCMQLLVLKLIYLLFTTKGTSEYFYTNDLCVLMDVILREIVDLDEDNESLRHTYLRVLHPLLTKTQLRDVPYKRPQILYALESIGGMQDAKFGYIGRREVNPTTKRLVERCLGGDWCVQLRKSTETADDYSDGSRSHLGLPSSAELGSPKGGKVKTLKTSKSMEFQKRKQPVLGSPTVMTSHPASNTSFVQQQQTSPLRSPYSPQPYSPLAPRSPVDRVASQRRPSDGSVYSTLSLPGVANAIIPSAEVEGIPSYPSVDSLNHTGYLAGGPKMRHTQRPRTGPPETHSRESQRYHHQGASSDPSLTVTVATEVEPRKQRRNAPLPPGPPKRRKPPAIPVRESNLGAMPNGKSTITAIKSSEC